Below is a genomic region from Magnetovibrio sp..
GTCCAGGCGCATCGACACCCGGTGTGGTGCAAGCGCTCGGCGTCGGCTTATCGGTGTTGGTGGCGGTGGCGTTGATCCAGGGCAATATCGCTAAGCAGGTCAAAGACACCATTCCCGACCAAGCCCCGGCCTTTTTCTTTATCGACATTCAACCCGATCAAGTCGCTGCGTTTGATGCCGCCGTCAGTTCCGTTACGGGGGCGCACGATTTGATGCGGCGACCTTCGTTGCGCGGCCGCATCGTCAAAATCGCCGGAGTGCCGGTTGACGAAGCCGAGATCGACCCCGGTGTACGCTGGGCCGTGCGCGGTGACCGGGCGCTTTCTTATGCGGCCAAACCTTCTGAGGGTACCGAGTTCGTCGGAGGCGCATGGTGGCCGGAAGATTATTCCGGACCGCCGCAAATTTCGTTCGACGCCACGGTCGCCCGCGGTTTTGGCGTTGGCATCGGCGACAGCTTAACCCTGAATATCTTGGGTCGGGAAATAACCGCCGAAATCACCTCTTTGCGCAAAATCGACTGGCGCACGCTGCGTTTCGACTTCGCCATCATTTTCGCCCCCGGCACCCTTGAAGGCGCGCCGCAAACCCATATCGCCGCCATCAAAGCTCCGCCCGAGGCCGAAACAGAAATTGAGCGAGTGGTAGCTGAGAAGTTCGCCAACATTTCCACCATTCGCGTGCGCGACGCTCTTGAAGCGGCCAACAACATCATCGCCGGCATCGGCGCGGCGATCAGCGGAACGGCGTCTGTGACGGTGTTGGCCGGTATCATCGTTTTGGGCGGCACCATCGCTGCGGCACGCGCGCGGCGCGTGTTCGATTCGGTGGTGTTCAAGGTGTTGGGAGCGACCCGTCGTCAGGTGATGGGGGCGTTTTTACTTGAATACGGTCTGTTGGGCTTGTTTACCGGTCTTGTCGGCGCGGTTGTCGGCACATTGATATCGTGGGCGGTGATTCAATTTATCATGGGTATGTCGTGGGTCTTATTGCCCTTCGATGCCATCGTCACCGTTGTGGCGGCAATCACCCTGACGATGATGGCCGGCTTTTTCGGCACCTGGCGGGCGCTGGGCGAAAAAGCCAGTGGCCATCTGCGCAATGAATGAGCGTGACGCCCGACAAATATTTTCTATACAAAACCTTGGGTTGCCCTTGATTCGCCTCAATTACCTGACATATTAGCCACACTGAACGTTTTTATGTCCAACCTGAACATATGGAGTGAACGCCAGATGGCCTTCGACCCGCAAAACCAGACCGTATTACGCACCGGATCGCGTGCCGATTCGATCAGCATCGACCAGGGCCTGCGCGCCCATATGCTCAAGGTCTACAACTACATGGCCTCCGGCTTAGCGCTGACCGGCGTCGTGGCGATGCTCACCGCCAGTTCCGAAACCATGCTCAACACCATTTTCGGCACCCCGCTGTCGTGGGTGGTGATGCTGGCCCCGCTGGCTTTTGTGATGGTATTGTCGTTCGGCATCAACAAGCTTAGCACCACGACCGCGCAAATGCTGTTTTGGGCTTTCGCGGTTGTCATGGGCTTGTCCATGGCTTCGATATTTATGATGTACACCGGCACCTCGATCGCGCGGGTGTTCTTCATCACCGCAGGCACCTTTGCCGGTATGAGCCTTTATGGCTACACCACCAAACGTGACCTGTCCGGCTTCGGCTCGTTCCTGATGATGGGCCTGATCGGCTTGATCATTGCCATGGTGGTGAACATCTTCTTGCAGTCGAGCGCGTTGGAATTCGTGATTTCCGCCGCGGGTGTGTTGATCTTCGTCGGTTTGACCGCCTACGACACGCAAAAGATCAAATCCATCTACGACGAGATGGACAG
It encodes:
- a CDS encoding Bax inhibitor-1/YccA family protein yields the protein MAFDPQNQTVLRTGSRADSISIDQGLRAHMLKVYNYMASGLALTGVVAMLTASSETMLNTIFGTPLSWVVMLAPLAFVMVLSFGINKLSTTTAQMLFWAFAVVMGLSMASIFMMYTGTSIARVFFITAGTFAGMSLYGYTTKRDLSGFGSFLMMGLIGLIIAMVVNIFLQSSALEFVISAAGVLIFVGLTAYDTQKIKSIYDEMDSHGVATKKAIMGALTLYLDFINLFLMLLRLFGDRR